One Candidatus Bathyarchaeota archaeon genomic region harbors:
- the fni gene encoding type 2 isopentenyl-diphosphate Delta-isomerase → MVEGDIPLKVKDEGTKARKHEHIRICLEEEVESHVGSGFDEVILVHDSLPDLDLSEVDASYEFLGRSVKAPLVIEPITGGVEDALEINRRLAEAAEEHGVILSVGSQRAALEDPGLEDTYRVARDAAPNTVILANIGCAQLLQGDPLEAAERAVDMVEADGLTVHLNPLQEAVQPEGETSMKGIYGELGRLARELKVPLIVKETGAGISAETAIRLERQGVRFIDVSGVGGTSWAGVEYYRALSVGDSPRARLGEVFWDWGIPTIVSLLEVLEFTSMKAIASGGVRSGIDLAKAVALGAEAAGAALPFLKAAVKSRETVSGLIDGMIRELKLAMFLTGSRNIRELRCKPLIILGRTGEWLSLRGLDPGKYARRGLS, encoded by the coding sequence ATGGTGGAGGGGGATATCCCTTTGAAGGTGAAGGATGAGGGGACTAAGGCCAGGAAACATGAGCATATCAGGATATGCCTAGAGGAGGAGGTTGAATCCCATGTGGGATCGGGCTTCGACGAGGTGATCCTGGTTCATGACAGCCTGCCCGACCTGGATCTAAGCGAGGTGGATGCATCCTATGAGTTCCTCGGGAGGAGTGTTAAAGCCCCCCTGGTGATAGAGCCTATAACCGGGGGAGTTGAGGATGCTTTGGAGATTAATAGGAGGCTGGCTGAGGCCGCTGAGGAACATGGAGTGATCCTCTCCGTGGGGAGCCAGAGGGCGGCCCTGGAGGATCCCGGGTTGGAGGATACCTATAGGGTTGCGAGAGACGCCGCTCCTAACACGGTCATCCTAGCCAATATTGGATGCGCCCAGCTCCTCCAAGGGGACCCTTTGGAGGCTGCTGAGAGGGCCGTGGATATGGTGGAGGCCGACGGCTTAACGGTCCACTTAAACCCGCTCCAGGAGGCCGTCCAGCCGGAGGGGGAGACCTCCATGAAGGGGATATACGGGGAATTGGGGAGGCTGGCCCGGGAGCTTAAGGTTCCCCTGATCGTCAAGGAGACGGGGGCTGGGATCTCCGCTGAGACAGCTATCAGGCTTGAAAGGCAGGGGGTTAGATTCATCGATGTATCGGGTGTGGGAGGGACATCCTGGGCTGGAGTCGAGTATTATAGGGCTTTATCGGTGGGGGATTCCCCGAGGGCCAGGTTGGGGGAGGTCTTCTGGGACTGGGGAATACCCACTATTGTAAGTCTCCTCGAGGTCTTGGAGTTCACCTCTATGAAGGCGATCGCGTCGGGCGGGGTTAGGAGCGGGATCGACCTGGCTAAGGCCGTGGCTTTAGGCGCCGAGGCGGCTGGGGCGGCGCTGCCCTTCCTGAAGGCGGCTGTTAAATCCAGGGAGACGGTTTCAGGCCTCATCGACGGGATGATAAGGGAGTTGAAGCTGGCCATGTTCCTGACGGGCTCAAGGAATATAAGGGAGCTTAGATGTAAACCCTTGATAATCCTCGGGAGGACCGGTGAATGGCTCTCCCTCAGGGGATTAGACCCTGGTAAATATGCTAGGAGGGGCTTGTCGTGA
- the mvk gene encoding mevalonate kinase, translating to MGGAVDGVISYGAAPGKVILFGEHFVVSGNPAVAAAIRLRTTAYARLRIDGRVSIGSEELGVRVTYWDGGSMVQGGGSRAEALNPLRILVEEARRRFKEGRGVDVRIRSEIPMASGLGSSASAAVSTAASLLTAYGIPFDKDTVMDLASEAERMVHGRPSGIDHTVVTLGGVILYRPGEGFKPLPSPRLRLVVVNTHRFRSTGGLVAKALEYLDGDPAGRRRMLSEAERIVSEAVRSLDRGDLETLGDLMYRNHELLRELGVSSRELDLIVEAARDLKALGAKLTGAGGGGCAVVLPRRGSEEEIYIQMRSLGFEPFIVDLDEEGAVTGTLDGGGGYPFEGEG from the coding sequence GTGGGTGGGGCTGTGGATGGAGTGATATCCTACGGTGCGGCTCCGGGTAAGGTGATCCTCTTCGGCGAGCATTTCGTGGTATCGGGGAACCCCGCCGTAGCAGCCGCTATAAGGTTGAGGACCACGGCCTATGCGAGACTTAGGATCGATGGACGGGTGAGCATCGGCTCCGAGGAGCTGGGCGTAAGGGTTACATATTGGGATGGGGGATCGATGGTCCAAGGCGGCGGATCCAGGGCGGAGGCCCTGAACCCTCTAAGGATCCTGGTGGAGGAGGCTCGGAGGCGCTTCAAGGAGGGGAGGGGGGTGGACGTCCGGATCCGCTCGGAGATCCCCATGGCTTCAGGGCTGGGATCCTCGGCCTCAGCCGCCGTATCCACGGCCGCTTCCCTGCTCACGGCATACGGGATCCCCTTCGATAAGGATACCGTTATGGATTTGGCCTCCGAAGCTGAGAGGATGGTTCATGGGAGGCCTTCGGGGATCGACCACACGGTCGTAACCCTCGGGGGCGTGATACTCTATAGGCCCGGGGAGGGTTTCAAACCCCTCCCCTCCCCAAGGCTTAGATTGGTGGTCGTCAACACCCATAGGTTCAGGTCGACCGGGGGGCTTGTGGCCAAGGCCCTGGAATATCTGGATGGGGATCCAGCTGGGAGGAGGCGCATGTTATCCGAGGCCGAGAGGATCGTCTCAGAGGCTGTTAGATCCCTGGATAGAGGGGACTTGGAGACCCTGGGCGATCTCATGTACAGGAACCATGAGCTCCTGAGGGAGTTGGGGGTCTCCTCCAGGGAGCTGGATCTGATAGTCGAGGCGGCCAGGGACCTCAAGGCTCTTGGAGCTAAGCTTACAGGGGCCGGCGGAGGAGGATGCGCGGTGGTCCTCCCCAGGAGGGGCTCCGAGGAGGAGATATACATCCAGATGAGGAGCCTAGGTTTTGAACCCTTCATAGTCGACTTGGATGAGGAGGGCGCGGTCACAGGGACATTAGATGGTGGAGGGGGATATCCCTTTGAAGGTGAAGGATGA
- the amrB gene encoding AmmeMemoRadiSam system protein B, translating into MKVRRPCQAGVFYPRSREELAAEIERCFTHSLGPGKLPKTVVQGPRRIVGVLSPHAGYMYSGPVAAFSYKALAEDGEPETAVILGPNHTGMGSGVSIMNEGEWETPMGRVRVDSETADAIVKASRIIDVDDEAHILEHSIEVQLPFLQYLYDGRVKIVPLCMMMQDMETSMEVGSAIFEASKGRNITVIASSDMTHYEPQRSAERKDRIALDMIESLNVEGLYRAIEGENISMCGYGPVAALMHYARTSGVERASIEAYKTSGDVTGDFGAVVGYASAVFRR; encoded by the coding sequence TTGAAGGTTAGGAGGCCCTGCCAGGCGGGGGTGTTCTATCCCCGCTCCAGGGAGGAGTTAGCCGCCGAGATAGAACGGTGCTTCACCCACAGCCTTGGACCGGGCAAGCTTCCTAAAACCGTCGTCCAAGGCCCCCGAAGGATAGTGGGCGTATTATCCCCCCACGCAGGCTACATGTACTCAGGCCCGGTGGCGGCGTTCTCCTATAAGGCCCTAGCCGAGGACGGGGAGCCGGAGACGGCCGTAATATTAGGGCCCAACCACACGGGCATGGGGAGCGGGGTATCCATAATGAACGAGGGCGAATGGGAGACTCCTATGGGGAGGGTTAGAGTGGACTCGGAGACGGCCGACGCCATAGTGAAAGCCTCAAGGATCATAGATGTGGACGATGAAGCCCACATCCTGGAGCACTCCATAGAGGTACAGTTGCCGTTCCTCCAATATCTATATGATGGAAGGGTTAAGATAGTCCCCTTATGCATGATGATGCAGGACATGGAGACCAGCATGGAGGTGGGCTCAGCGATATTTGAAGCCTCCAAAGGAAGGAACATAACCGTCATAGCATCCTCGGATATGACCCATTACGAGCCCCAGAGATCCGCTGAGAGGAAGGACAGGATAGCCCTGGATATGATAGAATCCCTGAACGTCGAGGGCCTCTACAGGGCTATAGAGGGCGAGAACATATCCATGTGCGGATACGGCCCCGTAGCAGCCCTCATGCACTACGCGAGGACCTCAGGGGTGGAGAGGGCCTCGATAGAAGCGTATAAAACCAGCGGCGACGTCACGGGAGATTTCGGAGCCGTAGTGGGATACGCCTCAGCCGTATTCAGGAGGTAG
- the rpsB gene encoding 30S ribosomal protein S2, translated as MVREQELLLPLEQLLAAGLHIGTRIKTEHMEPFIYRVRPDGLFILNVGETDRRLRVAARFIARFDPSRVLVVSSRLYGHTPVRRFCEVTGAKYVVGRFLPGYISNPLHPYHLEPQVLVATDPRADWQAISEASSAGIPVVALCDTDNTFSKVDLAIPTNNKGRRALAAIYWLLARQVMRERGVIPRDGEIPYTIDDFETKLTAAVQAGVRLEG; from the coding sequence ATGGTTAGGGAACAGGAGCTCCTACTCCCGTTGGAGCAGCTACTGGCAGCGGGCCTCCACATCGGGACCCGCATCAAGACGGAGCACATGGAGCCCTTCATATACAGGGTTAGGCCCGACGGCCTCTTCATACTCAACGTGGGCGAGACGGATAGGAGGCTTAGGGTCGCAGCCAGGTTCATAGCGAGGTTCGATCCATCTAGGGTTCTAGTGGTATCGTCGAGGCTCTACGGACACACGCCAGTGAGGAGGTTCTGCGAGGTGACCGGGGCCAAATACGTGGTGGGGCGTTTCCTACCCGGATACATATCGAACCCGTTGCATCCATATCATTTAGAGCCCCAGGTGCTGGTCGCGACGGATCCCAGAGCCGACTGGCAGGCCATAAGCGAAGCCTCCTCGGCCGGGATACCCGTCGTGGCTCTATGCGACACGGATAACACCTTCTCAAAGGTGGATCTGGCCATCCCCACAAACAACAAGGGGAGGAGGGCCCTAGCCGCCATATACTGGCTTCTAGCCAGGCAGGTCATGAGGGAGCGGGGCGTGATACCCAGAGACGGGGAGATCCCCTATACGATAGACGACTTCGAGACGAAGTTAACGGCGGCTGTGCAGGCGGGGGTCCGCCTTGAAGGTTAG
- a CDS encoding DNA-directed RNA polymerase subunit N: protein MIIPVRCFTCGKLIGDKWEEFKRRVDSGEEASKVLDSLGLERYCCRRMMISHVELMDELLLYGGGEAK from the coding sequence ATGATAATCCCTGTTAGATGCTTCACGTGTGGGAAGCTTATAGGGGATAAATGGGAGGAGTTTAAGCGGAGGGTGGACTCGGGGGAGGAGGCCTCGAAGGTCCTGGACAGCCTAGGCCTCGAGAGATACTGTTGCAGGCGCATGATGATCTCCCATGTGGAACTGATGGATGAGCTCCTCCTCTACGGAGGAGGAGAAGCCAAATGA
- a CDS encoding 30S ribosomal protein S9, whose protein sequence is MIDKRKMVFATGKRKTAVAKAILKPGRGLITVNNVPVEALEPDLVKVKVSEPLSIAGDKASEVDIAVNVKGGGIISRAEAVRTAIARALVKWSKSLDLKKRLLAYDRTMLAGDPRRTEPKKFGGPGPRRRRQKSYR, encoded by the coding sequence ATGATAGATAAGAGGAAGATGGTGTTCGCCACCGGGAAACGTAAGACTGCAGTGGCTAAGGCGATCCTGAAGCCGGGGCGGGGCCTAATAACCGTTAACAACGTCCCGGTGGAGGCGCTTGAGCCAGACCTGGTTAAAGTTAAAGTTTCGGAGCCCCTGAGCATAGCCGGGGATAAGGCCTCCGAGGTGGATATAGCCGTTAATGTGAAGGGGGGAGGGATCATAAGCCGGGCGGAGGCCGTTAGAACCGCCATAGCGAGGGCCCTGGTGAAATGGAGTAAGAGCCTGGACCTGAAGAAGAGGCTGCTAGCCTACGACAGGACCATGCTGGCCGGGGATCCCAGGAGGACCGAGCCTAAGAAGTTCGGGGGCCCAGGCCCCAGGCGTAGGAGACAGAAATCCTACAGGTAG
- the rplM gene encoding 50S ribosomal protein L13, producing MEAREPIIIDGENAILGRLASLAAKKALEGREVIIVNAEKVAVSGTKERILRDARRRFRTRTLGSLEKSPVHYRRPDRYVRRAVRGMLPWKQAKGREAYRRVKVYMGIPPGLAGREVVKVSREDSAYRLKYPWVRIGDLAREIGGA from the coding sequence ATGGAGGCTAGGGAGCCAATAATAATAGACGGGGAGAACGCCATACTGGGGAGGTTGGCGAGCCTAGCCGCTAAGAAGGCTTTGGAGGGAAGGGAAGTAATAATCGTGAACGCTGAGAAGGTGGCGGTATCGGGCACCAAGGAGAGGATCCTAAGGGATGCGAGGAGGAGGTTCAGGACTAGGACGCTTGGATCCCTGGAGAAATCCCCCGTCCATTACCGCCGCCCCGACAGGTACGTGAGGAGGGCGGTGAGGGGAATGCTCCCCTGGAAACAGGCTAAAGGCAGGGAAGCCTATAGGCGCGTCAAGGTTTATATGGGGATTCCCCCCGGACTGGCTGGGAGGGAGGTCGTGAAGGTGAGCCGCGAAGACTCCGCCTATAGGCTTAAGTATCCATGGGTTAGGATCGGGGACCTAGCCCGGGAGATAGGGGGGGCATAA
- a CDS encoding 50S ribosomal protein L18e, with product MQRRNPVLYEAVLLSEKKYRREKAGIWRAVAEILERPRRRRVAVNLGRIARYVDGDKVAVVPGKVLGSGRLNKPVTVAALSFTGQAERKIREAGGRCLTLRELMEGEYKPSNLIIIG from the coding sequence ATGCAGAGGCGTAACCCCGTATTATACGAGGCGGTGCTACTCTCCGAGAAGAAGTACCGTAGGGAGAAGGCTGGAATATGGAGGGCCGTAGCCGAGATCCTTGAGAGGCCCCGCCGCCGCAGGGTGGCGGTGAACCTTGGACGCATCGCCAGATACGTCGACGGAGACAAAGTAGCGGTGGTCCCGGGGAAGGTCCTAGGCTCAGGCAGGCTTAATAAACCCGTGACGGTGGCGGCATTAAGCTTTACAGGACAGGCTGAGAGGAAGATAAGGGAGGCGGGGGGCAGGTGCCTCACCCTCAGGGAGCTCATGGAAGGAGAATACAAGCCCTCAAACCTCATAATCATAGGGTGA
- a CDS encoding DNA-directed RNA polymerase subunit D — protein MDVTILRVDGDKVSFILRGVDAAMANALRRAMIAEVPTMAIEDVMILENTSPMYDEILAHRLGLIPLTTDLDSYNLPEECSCGAELGCSRCRATLTLEAEADGGARTIYSGDLEPQDPRIHPVSPGIPLVKLAPGQKIKLEAYARLGRGREHAKWQPVSACAYKYYPIITVDDEICNACGRCVEYCPKKILAVEDGRLRVSEELKCTMCSECVRHCPKDPPGIRISWDDTTFIFNVESTGSLRIDRIIVEAARILAEKVENLKNLMSNRLEGEPDAEA, from the coding sequence ATGGACGTCACGATATTGAGGGTGGATGGGGATAAGGTTTCCTTCATCCTCAGGGGGGTGGACGCCGCCATGGCCAACGCTCTGAGGAGGGCCATGATAGCCGAGGTTCCAACGATGGCCATAGAGGACGTGATGATCCTCGAGAACACCTCCCCCATGTACGATGAGATATTGGCGCATAGGTTAGGGTTGATCCCTCTAACCACGGACCTGGACTCGTATAACCTGCCTGAGGAGTGCAGCTGCGGGGCTGAGCTGGGATGCTCCAGATGCCGCGCCACACTAACCCTGGAGGCTGAAGCCGATGGAGGAGCGAGAACCATATACTCCGGGGATCTTGAACCGCAGGATCCAAGGATCCATCCGGTCAGCCCTGGGATACCCCTGGTGAAGTTGGCCCCCGGACAGAAGATTAAGCTGGAAGCCTACGCCAGGCTTGGGAGGGGAAGGGAACACGCCAAGTGGCAGCCGGTCTCCGCCTGCGCCTATAAGTATTATCCCATAATCACCGTCGACGATGAGATATGTAACGCGTGCGGGAGATGCGTGGAATACTGCCCCAAAAAGATCTTAGCCGTCGAGGACGGGAGGCTCAGGGTCTCGGAGGAGCTTAAATGTACCATGTGCAGCGAATGCGTCCGCCACTGCCCCAAGGATCCCCCGGGGATCAGGATCTCATGGGACGACACCACCTTCATATTCAACGTGGAATCCACCGGATCCCTGAGGATAGACAGGATCATAGTAGAGGCGGCTCGAATACTCGCCGAGAAAGTTGAGAACCTTAAAAACCTGATGTCGAACAGGCTGGAGGGGGAACCCGATGCAGAGGCGTAA
- a CDS encoding 30S ribosomal protein S4, with protein sequence MGDPKRRRKKYEGPRHPWQLDQLEAELRLVGEYGLRNKRELWRLKTMLSKIRGIARALLGMAEEERRERQAEYLGMLVKLGLLREGATIDDVLDLDVKDLLERRLQTIVYRRGLAKTIHQARQMVAHGHILVGERRVTVPGYLVKRDEESSISYAPGSPFNEPEHPALASQRA encoded by the coding sequence ATGGGGGATCCTAAGAGGCGGCGTAAAAAATACGAAGGCCCCCGCCATCCATGGCAGCTGGATCAACTCGAGGCCGAGCTCAGGCTCGTAGGGGAGTATGGGCTGAGGAATAAAAGGGAGCTTTGGCGGTTGAAGACCATGCTCTCGAAGATCAGGGGGATAGCCAGGGCCCTCCTCGGGATGGCCGAGGAGGAGCGCAGGGAGCGGCAGGCGGAGTACCTCGGGATGCTCGTCAAACTGGGATTGCTCAGGGAGGGCGCCACCATAGACGACGTCCTAGACCTGGATGTGAAGGACCTGTTGGAGAGGAGGCTTCAAACAATCGTCTATAGGAGGGGCCTCGCCAAGACCATACATCAGGCGAGGCAGATGGTGGCCCACGGCCACATCCTAGTCGGGGAGAGGAGGGTGACGGTGCCGGGATACCTCGTTAAAAGGGATGAGGAGTCCTCCATCTCCTACGCCCCGGGGAGCCCGTTCAACGAGCCGGAGCATCCAGCCTTGGCAAGCCAGAGGGCCTGA
- a CDS encoding 30S ribosomal protein S13, producing the protein MSSEYRHIVRVLGTDLDGSKRVAYALTKIRGVGMNLAHAIVNALNLNPNLRAGELSDDLVSKIEDAIRDPIKYGLPSWLLNRRKDLETGRDLHLVGSDLDLRVRADIDLMKEIRSWRGVRHALGLKVRGQRTRTTGRKGKTVGVKRKKMVR; encoded by the coding sequence TTGTCGAGCGAATATAGGCATATAGTGAGGGTGCTGGGAACCGACCTCGACGGATCCAAGAGGGTAGCCTACGCCCTAACCAAGATAAGGGGGGTGGGGATGAACCTAGCCCACGCCATAGTCAACGCTTTAAATTTAAATCCTAACCTTAGGGCGGGGGAGTTATCCGATGACCTGGTCTCCAAGATCGAGGACGCCATAAGGGATCCCATCAAATACGGGTTGCCCTCATGGCTTCTGAACCGCCGGAAGGATCTGGAGACCGGTAGGGACCTCCACCTTGTAGGGTCGGATCTGGATCTGAGGGTTAGAGCCGACATAGATTTAATGAAGGAAATTAGGAGTTGGAGGGGCGTAAGGCATGCGCTGGGCCTCAAGGTTAGGGGGCAGAGGACCAGGACCACCGGAAGGAAGGGTAAAACCGTCGGTGTGAAGAGGAAGAAGATGGTTAGGTGA
- a CDS encoding PadR family transcriptional regulator: MKLPLKRLIRKLTVENLWIYILSLLRDSPKYGYEIREEIRSRFGFKPGQVTSYMVLYTLEQDGYIESAGTMRSLTGPKRKYYRITEKGLNLLREAESFLSDIYGRLFK; encoded by the coding sequence ATGAAATTGCCCCTCAAAAGGTTGATTAGGAAACTCACTGTGGAGAACCTGTGGATCTACATATTAAGCCTTCTGAGGGATAGCCCTAAATATGGATACGAGATAAGGGAGGAGATCCGGAGCCGTTTCGGCTTTAAACCCGGACAAGTAACCTCCTATATGGTCCTATACACGCTTGAACAGGATGGATACATAGAGTCCGCTGGCACCATGCGCAGCCTAACAGGTCCCAAAAGGAAATATTACAGGATCACCGAGAAAGGATTAAACCTTTTAAGGGAAGCCGAATCCTTTCTATCCGATATTTATGGGAGGCTGTTCAAGTAG
- a CDS encoding AbrB/MazE/SpoVT family DNA-binding domain-containing protein: MDLRAGQTEIIKMDSKGRVSIPKVLREQLCLNRGMELEISEDKGRIVLTPLTEDPVETIFEVLSQTLPEGRTATEVQRELRGEWNRGLDKEVSRICGAED; encoded by the coding sequence ATGGATTTGAGGGCTGGACAAACGGAGATAATCAAGATGGATTCAAAAGGGAGGGTTTCCATACCCAAGGTGCTGAGGGAACAACTCTGCCTAAACCGGGGAATGGAACTTGAAATCTCTGAAGATAAAGGAAGGATCGTGTTGACACCACTTACAGAGGACCCTGTTGAGACAATCTTTGAAGTGTTAAGTCAAACCCTACCCGAGGGGAGGACAGCCACAGAGGTTCAGCGGGAGTTAAGAGGCGAATGGAATCGAGGTCTCGATAAAGAGGTATCTCGCATTTGCGGAGCCGAGGATTAA
- a CDS encoding PIN domain-containing protein, with protein sequence MRSRGLKVVLDTWIFLDPSEPSKALLNQARLRNLEGLVSTVTFAELYSLLYKRVNEKEIERFRRSMERLNLRDVPVTRDIAEEGGRYKAKYGFSIADGIILATAVMEHAKILVTGDPDFERVMEVKVANPEEAMEVLRSKGEG encoded by the coding sequence TTGCGGAGCCGAGGATTAAAGGTTGTCCTCGACACCTGGATCTTCCTTGACCCCTCAGAACCCTCCAAAGCCCTTCTAAATCAGGCTCGGCTTAGAAACCTAGAAGGACTCGTTAGCACAGTCACTTTCGCCGAACTTTACTCCCTCCTCTACAAAAGAGTTAACGAAAAGGAAATTGAAAGGTTTAGGAGGAGCATGGAACGGCTCAACCTGAGGGACGTTCCGGTCACCAGGGATATCGCTGAAGAGGGCGGGAGATATAAAGCTAAATACGGCTTTTCCATTGCAGACGGGATAATCCTAGCCACAGCAGTTATGGAGCATGCGAAAATACTCGTAACCGGAGATCCAGACTTCGAGAGAGTTATGGAGGTTAAAGTTGCCAACCCAGAGGAGGCCATGGAAGTTCTCAGATCAAAGGGAGAAGGCTAA
- a CDS encoding homoserine dehydrogenase: MRIVMVGFGCVGQAFLRMVSEGAAPLSDFWIHPRVVAVADRGGALVDEKGLNPREILALKSRRGSVAADPTRGRPGLTGLELLRDVEAEVLVEVTPTNIRDGEPGLSHIREALRRGFHVVTTNKGPLALALPALMELAEYNGVQLRFSGAVGGGTPILDLGREGLFGNRVESVRGILNGTTNYILTRMAEAGLSMDEALREAQTLGYAEADPSIDVEGLDSACKLVIIANWVMRMDCSLGDVKVRGISDVTLEQVRGAEAEGMRVKLVASAADGRLEVKPELVSRGEPLCVDGTLNAVTFRAEPAGEVTIVGRGAGGPETASAIIRDLAKIRMEAAKLIA; the protein is encoded by the coding sequence TTGAGGATCGTCATGGTGGGTTTCGGCTGCGTAGGGCAGGCTTTCCTGAGGATGGTCTCGGAGGGGGCCGCCCCCCTCTCCGATTTCTGGATCCATCCCAGAGTGGTGGCCGTGGCGGATAGAGGCGGCGCCTTAGTGGACGAGAAGGGCCTGAACCCTAGGGAGATCCTCGCGCTTAAGAGCCGTCGCGGGAGCGTGGCGGCGGATCCCACCCGTGGGAGGCCCGGCTTAACCGGCTTGGAGCTCCTAAGGGACGTGGAGGCCGAGGTCCTGGTGGAGGTCACACCCACCAATATAAGGGATGGGGAGCCGGGTTTAAGCCATATAAGGGAGGCTTTGAGGCGGGGATTCCACGTCGTAACGACTAATAAGGGGCCGCTGGCCTTGGCCCTGCCCGCCTTGATGGAGCTGGCTGAGTATAATGGGGTGCAGCTCAGGTTCAGCGGCGCCGTGGGCGGGGGCACCCCTATACTCGACTTGGGGAGGGAGGGGTTATTCGGGAACCGCGTGGAGAGCGTGAGGGGGATATTGAACGGCACAACGAACTACATCCTTACCCGGATGGCTGAGGCCGGCCTCTCCATGGATGAGGCTCTGAGGGAGGCTCAAACCCTGGGCTACGCGGAGGCGGATCCAAGCATCGACGTCGAGGGCTTAGACTCCGCATGTAAGCTGGTCATCATAGCCAACTGGGTGATGCGTATGGACTGCTCCCTCGGAGATGTGAAGGTTAGGGGTATATCCGATGTAACCCTGGAGCAGGTTAGGGGGGCTGAGGCTGAGGGTATGAGGGTGAAGCTTGTGGCGTCCGCAGCCGATGGGAGGCTCGAGGTTAAGCCCGAGCTTGTGTCTAGGGGGGAGCCCCTATGCGTCGATGGAACCCTTAACGCTGTAACCTTCAGGGCTGAGCCGGCTGGGGAAGTCACCATAGTGGGGAGGGGGGCTGGGGGCCCGGAGACGGCGAGCGCGATAATCAGGGACCTAGCCAAGATAAGGATGGAGGCCGCTAAGCTAATAGCCTAG
- a CDS encoding aspartate kinase: MILVVELGGSSIADPGRLSNASRIVADRVASGDRIAVVVSALPGVTDKLLEAAEHACTGDQNHVKDLVEDVKSLHLGIAAACVEGGFGEDSIRSLRSLCEDLNRILIGISYLRELTARSRDYVLSFGERLSTTIVYYLLRSKGLEAEYFLGGDCGVITDGNYGDASPLYNVSKVEIRRILGPLLDAGIVPVVTGFVGKTQEGVVTTLGRGGSDYTATLIGAALKADEVWILGEVGGLMTADPRIEPNARIIRRLSYEEAMEMAHFRAKSIHPRALEPAALTGIPVRIRSIYEWDDPGTVISREGGSPMVKAVTMIDNASMITVSGGGMMGAPGTAAKIFRVLGDQGINILMISQSSSEVNISMVVPEEDLDRAVSILEMAMLGKENVREIKPEPSISVISVIGEGMKGTVGIAAKVFGAVAENNINVKMIAQGSSETNISFVVDRSLGAKAVRALHSRFNLDKI, translated from the coding sequence TTGATCCTCGTGGTAGAGCTCGGCGGATCGAGTATAGCGGATCCCGGGAGGCTCTCCAACGCTTCACGGATCGTCGCGGATAGGGTGGCTTCCGGGGATAGGATCGCCGTGGTCGTCTCAGCGTTGCCCGGGGTGACCGACAAGCTCCTAGAGGCGGCTGAGCACGCCTGTACCGGGGATCAGAACCACGTCAAGGATCTCGTCGAGGATGTTAAGAGCCTGCATCTAGGGATCGCCGCCGCATGTGTAGAGGGGGGTTTCGGGGAGGATTCCATCCGCAGCCTAAGGTCCCTATGCGAAGACCTGAACAGGATCTTGATAGGCATCTCCTATCTGAGGGAGTTGACGGCTAGGTCGAGGGATTATGTGCTCTCATTCGGGGAGAGGCTTTCAACCACCATAGTCTATTATCTCCTGAGGTCCAAGGGTTTGGAGGCGGAGTACTTCCTGGGAGGAGACTGCGGAGTCATAACCGATGGGAACTACGGCGACGCCTCACCCCTCTACAACGTCTCTAAAGTGGAGATTAGGAGGATACTGGGGCCCCTCCTGGACGCGGGAATAGTCCCCGTGGTGACAGGTTTCGTAGGGAAGACCCAGGAGGGGGTTGTCACGACCCTCGGCAGGGGCGGCTCAGACTACACGGCTACGCTCATAGGGGCTGCGTTGAAGGCTGATGAGGTTTGGATCCTCGGGGAGGTTGGAGGGTTGATGACAGCGGATCCCAGGATAGAGCCTAACGCCAGGATCATCCGTAGATTATCCTATGAGGAGGCTATGGAGATGGCCCATTTCAGGGCTAAGTCCATCCATCCCAGGGCTTTAGAGCCTGCGGCCCTCACGGGTATACCCGTGAGGATCAGGAGCATATATGAATGGGATGATCCTGGAACGGTCATCTCCAGGGAGGGGGGAAGCCCCATGGTTAAGGCTGTGACCATGATCGACAACGCCTCGATGATCACGGTCAGCGGGGGAGGGATGATGGGGGCCCCTGGGACGGCGGCTAAGATATTCAGGGTGCTGGGGGATCAGGGCATAAATATACTCATGATATCCCAGAGCTCCTCGGAGGTGAACATATCCATGGTGGTCCCCGAGGAGGACCTGGATAGGGCTGTGAGCATCTTGGAGATGGCTATGCTTGGAAAGGAGAACGTGAGGGAGATAAAGCCTGAACCCAGCATCTCGGTCATATCGGTTATAGGTGAGGGGATGAAGGGCACCGTCGGGATAGCCGCCAAGGTGTTCGGGGCTGTGGCTGAGAATAATATAAACGTGAAGATGATAGCCCAAGGCTCCTCGGAGACCAATATATCCTTCGTGGTCGATAGGAGCCTGGGGGCTAAAGCCGTCAGGGCGCTGCATTCAAGGTTTAACCTGGATAAGATTTAA